A single genomic interval of Pomacea canaliculata isolate SZHN2017 linkage group LG5, ASM307304v1, whole genome shotgun sequence harbors:
- the LOC112564115 gene encoding TM2 domain-containing protein CG11103-like: protein MFALPEFLHFIILIGSSLVLCSCQFVGPLLNIDYTMNESTGNYTYNPDGPLVMCSFLPMEYLNCSDPIDRRDISNTSEKGEQGFGCSKWGGERFEDVEKTKVICTALPGIECYGNRTFFRGGIPCIKYNGHYFVTTLMYSVLLGFLGMDRFCLGHTGTAVGKLITLGGCGIWWIIDIILLVTGMLKPADDSSWVPYF from the exons ATGTTTGCCTTACCAGaatttcttcatttcattatATTAATTGGATCCTCGCTGGTGTTATGTTCCTGCCAATTTGTAGGTCCACTTTTAAACATCGACTACACCATGAACGAGAGTACGGGAAACTACACATACAACCCCGATGGCCCTTTAGTCATGTGCAGTTTTTT ACCTATGGAATACTTAAACTGCAGTGATCCTATTGATCGTAGAGACATCAGTAACACTTCAGAAAAGGGAGAGCAAGGTTTCGGATGTTCAAAG TGGGGAGGAGAAAGATTTGAAGATGTGGAAAAGACCAAAGTTATATGCACAGCACTTCCAGGCATTGAGTGTTATGGTAACAGAACATTTTTTCGAGGTGGCATACCATGCATCAA ATACAATGGCCACTACTTCGTCACAACACTGATGTATTCTGTTTTGCTTGGATTTCTTGGAATGGACAGATTTTGCCTTGGCCATACAG GGACTGCTGTGGGAAAACTGATTACTCTTGGTGGGTGTGGCATCTGGTGGATTATTGACATTATCCTTCTAGTCACAGGCATGCTAAAGCCTGCTGACGACAGCAGCTGGGTTCCTTACTTCTGA